The DNA window gggctaaGGCAGCCGCAAACTCCCCAGCTGACTGGGAGGCCTGCTCAGTGTAGCTCCATCTCTTGCCTTCCTTTCCGTTCTGTGCGGGCCTCCGGTGATTGTCCCTCAGCGGCACCTCCCGCTCCATTCATCCCCATTAGGCGCTGTCCACACTGGGCCGGAGGGAGATCAATTACCACACTGGCCACTGAACCGTGCTAATGAGGATGTACACTCCCCCCACTGGTGGCGGggatgggtgggagggaggggcaggggagacaCACGGGCAGGGAGGGGTGATGGAGGCCACCCACGAAAGGCTTGGGGGGCAGGTCCCCTCTAGAGACCCAAGAAGATGCTCCCTCAGGGGCAGTGACCCCAGGAACCAAGGTTTAGCTCAAACTGCACGTGGGAGCAGAGGAAACAGCCTGGATGAGGATTTGATACTTGGGGAGCAGAAGTGACACTGATGAGAAGGGGGGCGTCCTCAGGCTTGACCAGTCCAGGTgcccccctgcctcccacccctctGAGCCTTTGCTCGGACCCTCTGCTCTGCCAAGAATGCCCTTCGGTTGCAGGAAgagggaccccttccagggcctgagaatgAGTTCTTGCCTAACACTAGGAAATGAATTGTCCAATGAGACACACATGTTGACAAAGCAAGACACTTTATGGGGAAGGAACCCCCCGCCCAGAGAGCAGCAGGATAagagaacccaggagaactgctctgccacggGGCCCACAGTCTCAGCATTTaaggaatggggttagtttccaggttgtctctggccaacCGTCTTGCTTGGCCTGTGCCTGGTCTGtctcagggtccttcttggtgacACAAGCACCTCCCAGCCAAGATGGACCCCAGCGCCAAGGACCCTGGGAGGTtggtcatctcctccctcctgtTGGCCCCCCCTAAATCCTCCAGTGagtctttagggcagcaccgTATTCCTCATCAGGGCCTCCTACTTTGAGACAGCTCATGCAAGGGCTATTGCCGTGCTTGGCAAAGCTGGGTAGTTTCGGTGAGTGGTTCCCTAACATGTCTACCCCACACCCCAAGGGCCAGCTCGGCTGTCATCACTTGCAACCCTCCTAGAGTACCCACTGCAGCCTCTTGCCTTTCAGCCCCTTCAGACCTCGCTCTGTAGAGTAATTCTGATTTTACCAGATTGACCTGATCTgtatgaaaagacactcaacctCTCTGATAAGACAACTCCAAGGAAAACCACAAGGAGAGATGGTTTTCTTCTATCCCATtggcaaagagagaaaagatggatAAAGGCAGTGCTGGCTCTGGCTGCCGGAGCGGGAGGTGCAGGTGTAGCCTTCTGTAACTGAGGGTGACCTCTTCAGAGGGTAATTTGACAATAGCTTTGTAAATTCAAAATGTACCTGCCCTTCAACCCAGCCATTCATTTCCCAGCACTCGTCCACTGAGATACAAGTGCCCAAAGATAGAAGTAGCATGGTGCTCACTGCCTGGAAATGGCCTCTGTGTCCAGCAGGAGGGTCAGGAGAGGCATTCAGGCCACGTCACCCAATGgtcatccctggcctcctgccctcGGAATGAGATCAGCAGAGCGTCCATCTCCAAGCTGTTAAGGGGAGTCAATCAGTTAATACAAATAAAGTGCCTAGAGGAGCAGCCGGCACAGAGTAAGTATAAGTTCTCGCTATTATTATGGGTTTGTTCTTGTTGAAAAGCATTGGGTGGATCTGTCCATACTGATATGTAATTATCTCCCAGAAATGCTGGTCAGTGAAAAATGCAGACAGAGGCCGCAGCTGCCGGTGGGGCAGAGTATGGACTGGGTTCTGGCTGGCTGGCTTTGTTGCTTGAGGAGCACTGCTTTTGAATGCACAGGCCATCTCAGGAGCACTGGGTGGGGCTGACAGGGTGGCTGCctccagggaggggcaggagatcCGGAGGCAGGGACGAGAGGGAGATTTGCACAGAGGCTTCTGTGCAGCTTgcgggggtgtgggtgggggttctttattttttggctgccccgcagcatatggagtgcccaggccagggatcagatccgagctgcagttgtgacctaagctgcagctgtggctatgccagatccttaacctcctaaccaggaaattgaacctgcatcccagcacttccAAACATCGCcgatcccactgagccacagtgggaactcccacgcAGTTTGCAGTTTTTAACCACAGGCCTGCACCACCtgttcaaaaaaataaatcacttgtAAAGACTGATGATTCACTTGTCTGTGTCTCCCACCAGACCATGAGCACCCCCGAGGGCAGAAACTGTGCTGAAGCCTCTGCggaattcccagcctggcacacagaagtcCCTGGCAAATGTTGGCTGATGGGTGAACAGGCTGGAATTCCATGTGGTTCCACTGCTGGGACCCCCCCTTCCCAGGCATGACTCCCAGGAGCCTCCCACTGATTGGGGGCGGGGCCCACAGGAGCAGCCAGGAGGGTCTAGCCTGGCAGATGACGCACAGAAGATCATTCCTGGAGGCAGCACCCAGGTGTCCAGGTGTGTCCAGGCCTCGAAGCGCCTCAGGAGGCTAAGAAGGTCTAGCCTCCACCAAGGGTAGACCCTCTCGGGCCACAGTGCAGGCCTCTCTGCATGCAGGAGGCTGATGTCTTCATCTGTCTGCACAGCTGCACAGGGGACCAAGAAGGCATTACCGTGGCAACAGCCTTCACAGTGCCAAGGGGCTAATTGTGTGGCTTTCACACCTCTGATGGGCTGAGCTCTGGGTCCCAGATCTGTGGTTAATGTAGTCCCTCAGGCTGCTGCCTGGGCTGAGGTGCAGAAATGAGGCCCCCAGGCCCAAGAAGGGACCTGTTGAGCCGCCTCTGCCATCTGCCCCAACTTGGGGCCACGCTCCCCTGtagccctcctcctcctttttggGGGAACAACAGCTGCTCCAGCTGGAACCCCAGGAGAGAGAACCCTGCCTTGCCTCTCACTAGAGCCTTGGGGtggaaagacccccccccccccccgccaaggtGGAAAGAGCTTGACTATCCACCATCCAGCGAGGAAGGGATAGAGAGGCAAAACACAGCTTATCCCCGCAGGGAACAGCGCAGCAGTAGAGAAATGAGGCGGATTTACATGCACACACGTGACTCTGTCTTTAAAACACATCGTGGGGGTGGAAAAGCTAGCCCAGCAAGATGGGGACAGTACATTGtcacttaacacacacacacacacacacacacacaccaatgctGAACATTCTCTATGAATACATAATATGAaggcaaaattttttaaatgcaaaaggcCCAGAGGGATCTATATCTCACAGCTGTGATGTCCCTGGGAGGGAAGTAGAGGGGAATAGAATAGGATGATAAGGGAATTTTAgtgtctttcttatttatttattttttgctttctaggcccccacctgtggcatatggaagttcttggggtaggggtcgaattggagctgcagctgctggcctacaccacagctatagcaacatcagatccaagccgcctctatgacctacaccacagcttgtggcaatgcaggatccttaacctattgagtaaggccagggattgaacctgcatcctcgtggatactagtcaggttctcaacctgctgagccacagtgggaactccacgtcatctatttttttaaagtagattggGTTCCTATTTTACTCGTGCTaccaaaatgatttaaaattaatataggagtttccactgtggcacagctgtttaaggatccaacattgtcacggctgtggtataggtcacagctgtggcttagattccatccctagccaggCAATTTTCATATGCCGAGAGTCCAGacaaaacattaattaattaatataaaaagttattgctctggagttcccatcgtggctgccgatcagtgggttaaggctgccGTGTTAGTCGCAGACgagggttggatctggcattgctgtggctgtgtgctgcaggccagcagctgctgcttggatttgaccccaattccttgggtgtggtcctaaaaaaatttttttaataaaataaaaattttttaaaagagctagtTTTTGGGTCCAGAAATATTATTGGAACATGGCCATGCCCATTCATTTGTCTTGTGGAGAGATGCTTTCTGCTACAAAGGCAGAGTTGAGTGGTTGTCTCACCTGAAAGCCTAATGTATTTTACTATCTGGCTGTTTTCAGACATAGGCTGCTGTCCCCTGGTCTGGACTGTGAGCACCATGAGGATGGGGTCTCATTTTGTTCCCTCATTTATCCCAAGTGTGCACCAAAGTATCTGACACATAGCAGGTGTGCAATAAAATCTGATTGAATGAGTGAGTGGAAGTTTATGTAATAGAGCATGTCAATTCGACCTCCTGGAGAAAGCGACCCccccttcccagctccctctgGCAGACATCACCGCCTGCAGCAACCACCAAGTGGGCTTCGGTCCCCCAAGCCCTGCACTGGGAGAGGCATCTATGGGGCAGACAGCGTCCTTTGCTCTAAGTTTTCAGAGAAGAGAGCAGAGGGTGGCAAGACCTGGATTTGGCACCAAAAGGGTGGGGCTCCCGGGTCCCTGGAAGGTGGCATTCCTGTGCTCAGCCATGCACGGGACCTCACTCCAAAGAACCGACATCCGCACCCGCTCTCTGACCGCAGCTGACTCGACTGCCAGCGTGAGCTGTGCTTTGGTGCCCTCTGGTGGTCACCGGGAGCATCTCCTTCGTAGGCCCGCTCCGGCCATGCTCTGGGAGGAAAAGCgggccccacctccccagcccatgTGACGTCCTCATCCAGAGATCCAAGTACTCAATATCTTGGGCTCTTTCTGTCACTTCCAGTGCCCCCATCCCCGGGGTAGCCTGATGTTACAGGATGCCCTCCCTCCAAGTTGATGGGGGAGCTGCTGGCAGCCCTTCCTCTGGTTAGGCTAGGCAGGTCCAGGGCTACTGAGGGGGCTCTCAGGCCACCAGAAATACCCATCCCTGTCACCACCAGTGTCCCTGACAGAGTGGGAGGATGCCTTGGTCCCCATGTCCCAGGGACCCACCTAGTGTGATGGGCAGGAGGAAGCCTTATAAGCGTCCTCGTGTTTTCTACACATCCAGAGAGGATCCACTGGGTAAGAGCTCCTCAGTTCAAGGAAAAGAACTGCTCCCAGTTCTGCTTTGGGGACAGAGTTTGTCTCTCACCAGCATGAAATGCCACGTGCTGTGATCATCATGTGCTCATGACCATGTACACACTGCACCACTAGCAACCATTTCGTCTGCCTCTTGCCAAGAGATCATGGGCTCCAGGAGAGCAAAGGCTAGTTTGAGCTGTCTCAGCAACCCCAGCCTCCAGTCAGGGCCGACCTGAGTGGTGACAGTGGATGGCGGATCAGAGGATGTGTGGgtggttgaatgaatggatgagtgggtggatggatggataatccGTAGCAGAACTGAGCTTTGGAGAACCCTGGGTCCCCGGCCAAGGTCATGGCCACTCTTACCAGTCACTCCTATCCCATCTCATCAATCCCATTTCCAAATATATCCTGGTTCCACCACTTCCCTCTGTCTGTGACCTCTGCCCCTTGCCTACTCCCACCTCGCTCCAGCACCCCAGGTTCCCTTATGCCAAGCCTACCCGGCTTCAGGGTCTCTAGGGCAGCTGGTACTGAAAACTAAAACACTGTTCCCCTGCAGCTTCCCAGAGATAGGACCCCCACTGCCCTCATCAAGGGCGCTCTTCTCCCAGACACCCCAGCTGTCCTcaccatttattttcttcatagcttATAGTACTAACAAAAATGCTTATTTGTCTACTTGTGGTTGTGTCTCCTCTATGAGAATGCAGCACGAGGGCCAGGACTttgcccttccctctcctctgtgGCCCAGCACCTGCGTGGCTGCTCAATTCGCGCCTGGGGAATGGAATCTTACTGCCCCTTACTGATTGGCACTTTTGAGTATGCAAATGTCACTCAGAAGCATCAAAACAGCAGGATGGGTCTGGTGCAAAGCCCCAGTGAGAGGGCTCAGATCAGGGtgcccccttcccctctctggggcCCCATTTCATCAGGAAAAGAACCTCCACCTCACAAGGGGGTTGTGAGGCTTGAGGGGGGACGTGAAAGTGAAAgcttttgaagttaaaaaaaggcCAGACCCGTGAACAGTACTCTGAGCAGCATTTATTGTAGTGTGCAGGTGCCTGCCAGGGGCTCCAAGACACTGTCCAGCCTGTGTCTGGGAGCCACGATGCTGGGTGCATACCCCACACGCTGCCCTCCTGGCAGCAGCTCCCAGCACCCCTGAATGGCAGAGCAGCCAGGGCCCCGGTAGGTGATTGTCCCAGAGCAACCTATGGTTGCACAGGGGCCAAAGCTGACCCCTATACCTTTTGTTGGCCTTGcggcattaaaaatttttttcattagttgCCAACAACTTAAAAATCAAGGAtatctcacaaaaaaaaaaaaaaaaaaaaaaaaaaaaaaaaaaaaaacccgggaCTTCTAGCTTCTCCAGATTTCTGACATTAGACCTGCATACCTGCTTCACAGCAATTAGCTGCAACTGAACGACAGCCACCAACTTCAGGCAGCAATCTGTGCTCTGCCATACCCCCCACCACACCCTACTGTATCTCAAGGTCAGCTGCCACTGTCAATGATGATCCAAATATTTCTCTTGTCATAAAGCGCTATCTCTCCATGTCTTCTTCAGGAATGGTAGGAAGGAAAGTCAGTTGCACTGCCAAGGCCTCACAAGTCAAAGgcctccttcattcatttatacaACCTACCTGACTTAAAGGGCACCTGAGTGGGAGATCTGTGAACTGGCTCAAACCCCTCCTTTTATCCACAAAGGGCAGCCCAGGGATGGGCGCGGCATTCACTCCACACACACCCCTCATGCGGCTAAGAGTCAGAGCTGAGAGCAGCAGACTTTCCTAACTGCGGCTGAGTCTGAACCAGTTGCTCCTTTAAAAGTTCTCAAGTTTCCCGAAGCACTGGTTAAGCTGTACCAGGGTGAGGCTGCGGAGGAAGCAGCCAGACGCAGGTAAGGCTGTGCTGgcgcgccctctggtggccaagAGGCGGCTCTGCAGGCCACCGTgaagattttctgtttgtttccaaGGAAACCCAGGCGACAACCACCAAGGGCCCCAAAGCAGGCTCCTCCCAATCCCAAGGGTGCCAAGCTTCCAACTACTTCCTTCCCAAAACCTTCCTAAGCTCCATCCCACCTCTCAGCCACTCTCCTGGGCCCCCATCTCAGTCCCTAGCAGGGCCGGCTCCCTCCCCAGCTGTGGCTTCTTCAGGGCAGGGTCCAGCCTCCCCTTTCTTGACATCCCTGTGCCTCGTCCCAGGCTTGGCCCCACAGCAGCCTCGTGGTGTCTGCAGAGCAAAACCCACAGGGGCAGAGGAGGCCAACTCCAGCCCACGGAGTGAGTGGCACAGGCTGGACAGGGCCCTCAGAGAACAGGAAGCAGATGGCCCAGGAGACGATGTCCCAAGAGCTGCCGTGACCGGGTAGCCAATCTTCATGAGAAGCCATGGATCTGGACTTTTATGTGAAATACACCAAGTTTTAAAGTCAGCGCAAATGTATACACTGCCCAGGCCAAGGAAACACGCTGGCAGAGTGGGTCCGGGTCAGGGCCCCAGGCGGAGAGCTCTGCTGAGGCCTGACGGCTGATAGAACCTCCAAGATGCTGGGCAGAAGCCAGGGATTTTcaaggttttgtttatttgagtaGTTTGTAGCCATCATCATGTTTGATCCTGAGAGGCAAGCAAGGGAGAGAAAATTCTTGGACCCATTTTAGAGTCTGAGACGTTGAGGCTGAAGTGGGCTCCTGGCAGGGTCAAGGTCACAGCTAGTGGAGAGAGCTCTGAGATGCGTGAGGCTGTGTCCCATGCAACAGCATGCCCCAAGCCACCCCACACGGCCATACACAGACATGGGTCCCTGGCGGTGTTGGGGAGACACAGAGCAGACCCTTCCTACCCCACCTGGCTTGCACCCCCTCAGCTGTGACCTTCATAGTTCCCTGGAGAGCCTGCCACCCAACAACAGCCAAGTCGGTGGCTTCCTGCACTCACCCACCCTGCCACACCCGCCCTCCATGCAACGAGCTCCAGGATAGACAGCCCCTGGCAGAGCCACTCAGCTCTGAGGGCACACAACACAGTGGCATGCGAGCCCCACGTGGGGCTCAGGTCCAAGAAGAAACACTTCCTGCAGTCTTGCCCATCATGGGCACAGTGGGGGAAGGGGTCCCTGGGTAGGCCAGGCCAGTGGCCGTGGCCAGCGTGGCAGCCTCACCAGTTGGCCTTCACTGCCTTGATGTCGCTCACGAGGTTCTGGGCCAGGCATATACCAAAGATCTGTAAGACGGAGGTCAGGTGAAGAGAGGCTGCTGGCAGAGCGGGCTGTCTGGGGCGAGTGAGGGCATGCAAGGCCTGGGCAGTACCTGGAGAAGGGCGATGCCCACAAAGACCCCAGCCACGACGATCAGGTTGTCCTGCAGCCACTTTTCAAACTGGCCCACGCAGCCTTTGGTGTGGATGGAGCCCTGCTGCTCCAACTCCTGGGGACAGTTGGGTACCAGGCTCAGCTCCGCCAGCCTGCCCATCTCAATCAGCCTTGCCAAGCTCAGTCCCATCCAGGGCCTTACACCTTAGTGCCTGCCACCTGGAGCTCCATAGCAGGGCCTTCTCGTCAGAGTCTCAGCACAAACGACTTCTCCTctgagaggccttccctgacggCTCAGCCCCAATCCCATCACCTcccttattttcttccaaatgctTAGCTGAAACTGTCACCTTACCATCCACTTTTCTTTATCCATGTCTCACCTTTTCTCTCTCTACTGGAGTCCACTGCCCACATGTCCGCTGCCTTGTGGTTGGCAGTATCAGGTCCCACATGCCTCCCAGGACTCAGCACCCGCTCCCCATGCAATCAATCCCTGAGGTCTTTTAAGCTTATGGGGGCCCCCTTTTGCACCCCACTCCCCCCAgctgggcccagccctgcccccacccctctcaCCAGTTTGAGCCGGACATCGTAGCCACACTGAGTGTTGAGGACATCTTCCTGAGGGGAAACAGGCCAGTGAACAACTAGGTGACGGGGCACTAACAGGGTCTGACAGCGTCCGGCACTGAGATGGGTCTCGCGTCTCAGGGGAAGTAGATGGAACCATGGATTCGGCCACATCCAGCGCTCCTTAAGCAAGGCTGGCTGGGGCCTGTGCTCCTGTTTCCCCGAGGCCGGGGCGCATGGCCGCAGCGCCAGCTCGATCTGCCTCCTGCTCGTGTTTTATAAGAATGGGAAGAAACCTGGCCCTCAGTGTCCCTGGGCACTGTGACTGGAAGGATGTCACTGCGAGAAGCTTCCATCCTTTCCACCAGAGAGGAGCAGTCCCCATCCATCAGGTCTCAGCGCTGCCCACAGACACAAACTCCCCAGCCCGGGAGGACTGTTCCCAGGTAAGATGACTTCCTCTGACATCCACAGCCCCTGGAGCAGGGCCCAGCAGAGAGCGAACCAGTCCttgtgagggtggggagggacaaCTGGTTGTTCTTCCCAGACTGGGCCTGCGCACTGCAAGGTCCCGCCCCTCCTTGCCCGGCCCCACTCACCGCAGGATCCCTGACGCAGCAGGAGAAGGGCACCCCACAGCGCTCCCGGCTTGGGTTCAAGTCAGTGCAGTTGAAGTAGATATTGAGGTTCCAGTCGTTGGGCCCTCGGGCTCCGCAGCAAGACCACTAGGAGGTGGAAAGGGAGGGGGCAAGGATGGTGACCCAAGGACCGTGAATTCCTCTAGGCCACCTGGAGGGGTGGGAATTTCAACAAACCCTTTGGGGAGAGGCCCCACTGAGCCCCACATCTGTGCCCAGTCTCGCCACACGTGccccagagatttttttctttttttcttcttttttcttttttggctgccccacagcatatggagttcctgggccagggattcgaTCCAATCCACAGTtgggacctaagctgcagctgcggcaatgccagatcctgaacccattgtgtcaggctggggattgaacctgcgtcccagcactcccaagacaccacagcaggaactccgccCCAGAGCTTTTTAGGGAAGaccttctctcttcccctccgcAGGCACAGGAGGACAATCCTGCGACCCTATAACCATCCCATTCTACTTCATAAATGCTGCTGTCAGCACCCATGTCCCCCATCATCCCCTCCCAGAATATCTCAAGCTGCCTCCTTAGGTGGGCGGGGCTGCAGTGAAGCAAGGAGCTCAGGATCTGGTGGGGAGACCGGAGCACGGAGCACGCAGGCTTCACTCACTGACAGGGCACAGGCTGCGGAGAGCTGGCCCTCCAGGGACCAGTTCTGGGCAGACACAGGTAGGCCCTGTGGGCTGAGCTGGGGGATGAGGGACCagtcccagcacagagcctgcctCTCATTCTGCTCAgcacctgctgctcctgctggAGAACACATGCCCCTCTCTTCACATCCCTGCTCCTTCTCCAACCCCAGGGCCACCCCCAGAGCCCTTTCCCTCATGCTTACCCACTTCAGCCCTTACCACTAAATTATACCAGTTTATAATTCTAGACACATACatgtttcttttgcttgtttaTCATCTGTCTCTTTCCCCAGACTGCCATTCCCATGAAGACagtttccagtttttttattgtgtgtgtggtttttttgttttgttttgttttgttttcctttttctcattagaatcatacctgtggcataaggaagttcccaggctaggagatgaataaagctgtagctgctggcctatgccacagccacagcaacatgggatccaagccacatctgcaacctatgccacagctcacgacaacaccagatccttaacccagtgagcagggccaggggtcgatcctgcatcctcacagatactagctgggttcttaacctgctgagccacaaagggaactcctagatcccaGGTTTTTTTCACTGCTGAATCCCCAGCACCTGGCCCTGGATATGTCCATAACAATTTCTGTGtctaatgaagaaataaatcataTCCTAACCACATGGCTCTTTGTCTGCCTCTGTCCTGGGTTGAGAGCTCCTCAAAGCAGGCaccagctctgattcatctctgGATCCCAGAGCAGACTCTTGGGTGGATGGCGCCAATGGCGTGTGACTGTGTAAGTGGCTGTGACCTCATGTAtgactgtgagtgtgtgtgtgactaaGCCTGTGAGTGGGTGAGCACACACAGGTGGGAGGTGTCTAGAAACACTGACTGTTTCTCCACAGGGGTTGGGTTTGCAAGCTTGAGGGCAGGTCTTCTGTCAAGGGGATCTCAAACTCTAATATGTTCAGGGGCCAAACAAATAACATAAATGAGA is part of the Sus scrofa isolate TJ Tabasco breed Duroc chromosome 2, Sscrofa11.1, whole genome shotgun sequence genome and encodes:
- the TSPAN17 gene encoding tetraspanin-17 isoform X6; amino-acid sequence: MPGKHQHFQEPEVGCCGKYFLFGFNIVFWFSVFLGLIFFLELATGILAFVFKDWIRDQLNLFINNNVKAYRDDIDLQNLIDFAQEYWSCCGARGPNDWNLNIYFNCTDLNPSRERCGVPFSCCVRDPAEDVLNTQCGYDVRLKLELEQQGSIHTKGCVGQFEKWLQDNLIVVAGVFVGIALLQIFGICLAQNLVSDIKAVKANWWCRPVVKNCKLRGSSHCGSVGSAMFGSAGMQVQFPG
- the TSPAN17 gene encoding tetraspanin-17 isoform X2, whose protein sequence is MPGKHQHFQEPEVGCCGKYFLFGFNIVFWGVLSNISALTDLGGLDPVWLFVVVGGIMSVLGFAGCIGALRENTFLLKFFSVFLGLIFFLELATGILAFVFKDWIRDQLNLFINNNVKAYRDDIDLQNLIDFAQEYWSCCGARGPNDWNLNIYFNCTDLNPSRERCGVPFSCCVRDPAEDVLNTQCGYDVRLKLELEQQGSIHTKGCVGQFEKWLQDNLIVVAGVFVGIALLQIFGICLAQNLVSDIKAVKANWWCRPVVKNCKLRGSSHCGSVGSAMFGSAGMQVQFPG
- the TSPAN17 gene encoding tetraspanin-17 isoform X1, with product MPGKHQHFQEPEVGCCGKYFLFGFNIVFWVLGALFLAIGLWAWGEKGVLSNISALTDLGGLDPVWLFVVVGGIMSVLGFAGCIGALRENTFLLKFFSVFLGLIFFLELATGILAFVFKDWIRDQLNLFINNNVKAYRDDIDLQNLIDFAQEYWSCCGARGPNDWNLNIYFNCTDLNPSRERCGVPFSCCVRDPAEDVLNTQCGYDVRLKLELEQQGSIHTKGCVGQFEKWLQDNLIVVAGVFVGIALLQIFGICLAQNLVSDIKAVKANWWCRPVVKNCKLRGSSHCGSVGSAMFGSAGMQVQFPG